One Terriglobales bacterium DNA segment encodes these proteins:
- a CDS encoding chalcone isomerase family protein, translating to MHRLAKSLAVLVFAVASIVDVYAGTLAGVTLPDTVQVGDRSLVLNGLGVRKKFVVKVYVAGLYVEQKSADADAIIKAEVPKRIVMQFLHGASKNQMADAFDQSFNNNAPEARKALKADIDRLLGALEAVKEGDQMVFTCVPGGGTTLVINGKEKVTIAAPAFGPMLLSVWLGPKPPNEDLKKGMLGL from the coding sequence ATGCACAGACTCGCCAAATCGCTTGCCGTTCTTGTGTTCGCAGTGGCATCGATCGTCGATGTATACGCCGGCACGCTGGCCGGAGTGACCCTGCCGGACACGGTACAGGTCGGGGACAGAAGCCTGGTGCTCAATGGATTGGGAGTGCGAAAGAAGTTCGTAGTGAAGGTCTACGTTGCGGGGCTCTATGTTGAGCAGAAGTCGGCTGATGCGGATGCCATCATCAAGGCCGAGGTACCGAAGCGGATCGTGATGCAGTTTTTGCACGGCGCCAGCAAGAACCAGATGGCGGATGCCTTCGACCAATCGTTCAACAACAATGCACCGGAGGCAAGGAAGGCCCTCAAGGCCGACATCGACCGATTGCTCGGCGCGCTCGAAGCGGTCAAGGAAGGCGACCAAATGGTCTTCACTTGCGTCCCCGGCGGCGGCACGACCCTCGTCATCAACGGCAAGGAGAAGGTGACGATTGCCGCTCCCGCCTTCGGCCCAATGCTGTTGTCGGTGTGGCTGGGGCCGAAGCCGCCAAATGAAGATTTGAAAAAGGGCATGCTCGGGCTGTAG
- a CDS encoding tetratricopeptide repeat protein, which translates to MHILRRPRFSESDTLLRFSLLAVIAAYAQTIRFGFVYDDFGLITLNPWLQSWSGLKLIFTQHSSAYLDIYMPARHYRPIYLAWLWMVQNVLGPAPGWFHLAAVLTHVTAVLLAYQLAKVLLQDETGAAIAALFFAVHPCKVESVAWISGASEAVQAVLVFATLLAYVRARTVFGPRWPWLVLSASCFAAALLTKETSLVVPFIVIAYEVWIAGNQEARAARRFLPVAVFVAVVAAYIVLRTAVLHGAGDTAIPRSFARVLFTAPLAFWLFVRQIVFPYRLSAFYPLLDITHFSMAYVFLPAAALLIAAVLYWRWSRHSPVLKFAAAWFALTLLPIVGEFSWIQLHDRHLYLPSFGIALMVAVGLRRLAAWAGWPEHAPAIAAVILAVVAAVISARETRVWDNELSVFERAYSVAPGNPDAVTTLADAYAAAGSPDKAAATLQAAVQRYPKSVLLNSALARQFYSRGEYESARPYLMRVVSMGADNNIRSTALYELGMIEWKDGNRELAQQHVREAIRLAPHIDGYHRVLATMQRASAVKADRTNH; encoded by the coding sequence ATGCACATCCTGCGACGGCCCCGCTTTTCCGAGAGCGACACCCTGCTGCGCTTCAGCCTGCTGGCGGTGATTGCCGCCTACGCCCAGACCATTCGATTCGGTTTCGTCTACGACGACTTCGGCCTGATCACCCTCAATCCCTGGCTCCAGTCCTGGTCGGGTCTGAAGCTGATCTTCACCCAGCACTCTTCCGCTTATCTCGACATCTACATGCCCGCCCGTCATTACCGGCCCATTTACCTGGCGTGGCTCTGGATGGTGCAGAACGTACTTGGACCCGCTCCCGGTTGGTTTCACCTGGCGGCCGTGCTCACCCACGTCACCGCCGTTTTGCTTGCCTATCAGCTTGCCAAGGTCTTGTTGCAGGACGAAACCGGCGCGGCCATCGCCGCCTTGTTCTTTGCGGTGCATCCGTGCAAGGTAGAGAGCGTTGCCTGGATCTCCGGGGCTTCCGAGGCGGTGCAGGCGGTCTTGGTCTTCGCCACGCTGCTGGCCTATGTTCGCGCGCGCACGGTGTTCGGACCGCGCTGGCCCTGGCTGGTTCTGTCGGCTTCCTGTTTTGCCGCTGCTTTGTTGACCAAGGAAACCTCTCTGGTAGTGCCCTTCATTGTCATCGCCTACGAAGTCTGGATTGCCGGCAATCAAGAGGCGCGCGCCGCGCGACGGTTTCTTCCCGTGGCCGTGTTCGTCGCCGTGGTGGCCGCTTACATCGTGCTGCGCACCGCCGTGCTGCACGGCGCCGGGGATACCGCGATTCCGAGATCGTTTGCGCGCGTACTGTTCACCGCGCCCTTGGCGTTCTGGTTGTTTGTCCGGCAAATCGTGTTCCCCTACCGGCTCAGCGCGTTTTACCCGCTGCTCGACATTACCCATTTCTCGATGGCATACGTGTTTCTTCCCGCCGCCGCGCTGCTCATCGCCGCGGTCCTGTACTGGCGTTGGTCGCGTCATTCGCCGGTATTGAAATTTGCCGCCGCTTGGTTCGCCCTCACCCTGCTTCCCATCGTCGGCGAGTTCAGCTGGATACAACTGCACGACCGGCACCTCTACCTTCCCTCCTTCGGGATCGCGCTGATGGTCGCGGTTGGCTTACGGCGTCTGGCTGCATGGGCGGGCTGGCCGGAACATGCGCCCGCAATTGCTGCCGTGATCCTGGCGGTAGTCGCGGCTGTCATTTCTGCCCGCGAGACGCGGGTCTGGGACAATGAACTCTCGGTCTTCGAACGCGCCTACTCGGTTGCTCCCGGCAATCCTGACGCCGTCACCACTCTGGCCGATGCCTACGCCGCCGCGGGTTCGCCTGACAAGGCGGCGGCCACGCTGCAGGCAGCCGTGCAGCGCTACCCGAAATCGGTTCTGCTCAACAGCGCTCTCGCCCGCCAGTTTTACTCCCGCGGCGAGTACGAATCGGCGCGGCCTTACTTGATGCGCGTGGTCTCCATGGGAGCCGATAACAACATTCGCTCCACCGCGTTGTACGAACTCGGGATGATCGAGTGGAAGGATGGAAATCGCGAACTTGCGCAACAGCACGTGCGCGAAGCCATCCGCTTGGCGCCGCATATTGACGGCTATCATCGCGTATTAGCCACTATGCAGCGCGCCAGCGCAGTCAAAGCGGACAGGACCAACCACTAG